A portion of the Chrysemys picta bellii isolate R12L10 unplaced genomic scaffold, ASM1138683v2 scaf2648, whole genome shotgun sequence genome contains these proteins:
- the LOC135980319 gene encoding basic proline-rich protein-like gives MHPATPNTQPKALTTVPAQPIARHRLPAVTPGPPRRSSQTTTRKKTLGASEPWQTSRPRGKCEDKENRPQDVAAESSSIRGPACRNTTESVHPSLRPPGGRPAVLQPLEDPAADRQQLQPPGVCPTSLLPREEPQPRRDCLPTPLLHETSTAARLLLLPPGVRPHVSQLPERSPTGHLLPLGPGILLTEPQHLPPPGDSPAAPPPPMPPGGCPPSPKRPPMPPGDPCPTPWPPPLAQPGDPRHAPQPLLLRPPGDPCPEPQPLPRVHLGEPGRVLQLPLPQPPVGDSCPTPWPPLLGQLGEPHRVSRPPLPEPPSGVPCPVPRLPLPPQPGEPRGVPQPPRPEPPGDSCPAPRLPLLEQPGEPRGAPPPPGDSCPVPRLPLPEQPGEPRGALPPQPGDSCPAPRLPLLEQPGEPRGAPPPPGDSCPVPRLPIPEQPGEPRGALPPPPGDSCPAPRLPLPTRPGEPCGAPPPPPLGDSCPVPRLPLPEQPGEPRGAPPPPPGDSCPAPRLPLLEQPGEPRGAPPPPPGDSCPAPRLPLPTRPGEPCGAPPPPPPGGSCPALRLSEQPGEPRGAPPPLGDSCPVPRLPLPEQPGEPGGTPPPPPLGDSRPAPRLPRSAEPRGVPRPGLPGDSCPAARLPLPERPGETRGAPSPPPLGDSRHVPRLPPGDPCPAPRLPLPGQPGEPRGAPQPPLVPPPGDSCSAPQLQLLGQHEEPRHVAQSPLPWPLGISCPALLPPMQPGDPHHPPRPPLSEPPGVSCPAQLPPMQPGDPHHPPQPPPPELQGASHPALQPPPLTVPEEPTDAPRQTGPRPAARRLPQNLGNLPPHHLALQLQSDSPAVHQLLQPPGDPPTTPLPPQPPGTSSTLLLLQPTGDPHTAPQQPQPLNSPPHVPRLSRELCHTPQSPQDASPVLLRYPDTPPAPQQLQPPRDGSPVPRRAPVTPPGPQQSPPDPQRDTLTGETSTTTETPAPQGGDEDTIYLTYPLAADALTCPICSPPRRFRLLGGVTRHLKRCHGKSTTFSCALCNLPFDTQKRCKTHQASCKRARSATAPVPASRPPAPRPAAPAPRGNGAPPPTATLQPTPTPESLDQGSTIET, from the coding sequence CGAGAGCGTACACCCCAGTCTCCGACCGCCGGGAGGCCGCCCTGCAGTGCTCCAACCGCTGGAAGATCCTGCAGCCGACCGCCAGCAGCTGCAACCACCGGGAGTCTGCCCCACCTCGCTCCTGCCGCGGgaagagccgcagccgcggagagACTGCCTCCCCACGCCCCTGCTGCACGAGACATCCACTGCCGCccggttgctgctgctgccgccaggaGTCCGTCCCCACGTGTCCCAGCTGCCGGAGAGGAGCCCCACTGGccatctgctgcccctggggccaGGTATCCTTCtcactgagccccagcacctacccCCTCCAGGGGATTCTCCCGCGGCTCCCCCACCGCCCATGCCGCCGGGgggttgccccccctccccaaagcggCCGCCCATGCCACCGGGGGACCCGTGCCCCacgccctggccgccccccctgGCGCAGCCTGGGGACCCCCGCCACGCGCCTCAGCCGCtgctgctccggccgccgggggatccctgccccgagccccagcccctgccgcgtGTCCACCTTGGGGAGCCGGGCCGCGTGCTCCAGCTGCCCTTACCCCAGCCACCggtgggggactcctgccccacgcCCTGGCCACCTCTGCTTGGGCAGCTCGGGGAGCCCCACCGCGTGTCCCGACCGCCGCTGCCCGAACCGCCGTCAGGGGTTCCCTGCCCCGTGCCCCGACTGCCGCTGCCTCcacagcccggggagccccgcggcgtgCCGCAGCCGCCGCGACCCGAGCCacccggggactcctgccccgctccccggctgccgctgcttgagcagcccggggagccccgcggcgcgcctccgccgcccggggactcctgccccgttccccggctgccactaccggagcagcccggggagccccgcggcgcgctGCCGCCGCAaccgggggactcctgccccgctccccggctgccgctgcttgagcagcccggggagccccgcggcgcgcctccgccgcccggggactcctgccccgttccccggctgccaataccggagcagcccggggagccccgcggcgcgctgccgccgccgccgggggactcctgccccgctccccggttACCGCTGCCTACACGgcccggggagccctgcggcgcgcctccgccgccgccgctgggggactcctgccccgttccccggctgccactaccggagcagcccggggagccccgcggcgcgccgccgccgccgccgggggactcctgccccgctccccggctgccgctgcttgagcagcccggggagccccgcggagcgccgccgccgccgcccggggactcctgccccgctccccggttACCGCTGCCTACACGgcccggggagccctgcggcgcgcctccgccgccgccgcccggggGCTCCTGCCCCGCTCTCCGGCTAtcggagcagcccggggagccccgcggcgcacCGCCGCCgctgggggactcctgccccgttccccggctgccactgccggagcagcccggggagcccggtggcacgccgccgccgccgccgctcgggGACTCCCGCCCCGCGCCCCGGCTGCCGCGGTCCGCGGAGCCCCGCGGCGTACCGCGGCCGGGGCTGcctggggactcctgccccgctgcCCGGCTGCCACTGCCCGAGCGGCCCGGGGAGACCCGCGGCGCACCCTCGCCGCCGCCGCTCGGGGACTCCCGCCACGTGCCCCGGCTGCCGCCCGGAGACCCCTgtcccgctccccggctgccgctgcctgggcagcccggggagccccgcggagcCCCGCAGCCGCCGCTGGTCCCACCGCCAGGGGACtcctgctccgctccccagctgcagctgctcggGCAACACGAGGAGCCCCGCCACGTGGCCCAGTCACCGCTGCCTTGGCCCCTGGGGATCTCCTGCCCCGCGCTGCTGCCGCCTATGCAGCCGGGGGATCCCCACCACCCGCCCCGGCCGCCGCTGTCTGAGCCCCCGGGGGTCTCCTGCCCCGCGCAGCTGCCGCCTATGCAGCCAGGGGATCCCCACCACCCGCCCCAGCCGCCACCGCCCGAGCTACAGGGGGCCTCCCACCCTGCGCTCCAGCCGCCACCGCTCACAGTGCCCGAGGAGCCCACTGATGCGCCCCGGCAGACAGGACCCCGACCCGCTGCCCGCCGACTGCCGCAGAACCTGGGAAACCTGCCCCCCCATCACCTGGCACTCCAGCTGCAGAGCGACTCCCCCGCTgtccaccagctgctccagccaccgggggaccccccaaccactcccctgccaccccaaccgcCAGGGACATCCTCCacgctcctgctgctccagccaacGGGAGACCCCCACACCGCCCCACAGCAGCCACAACCGCTGAACTCCCCACCCCACGTCCCCCGGCTGTCAAGGGAACTCTGCCACACGCCCCAATCACCACAAGATGCCTCCCCGGTCCTCCTGCGGTACCCAgacacgccccctgctccccagcagctccagccaccaCGAGACGGCTCCCCTGTCCCCCGGCGGGCACCAGTCACACCCCCTGGTCCCCAGCAGTCCCCGCCCGACCCCCAGCGGGACACCCTTACTGGAGAAACCTCTACTACCACTGAGACCCCCGCTCCGCAGGGGGGTGACGAGGACACCATCTACCTCACATACCCCCTTGCCGCTGATGCGCTCACCTGCCCCATCTGCTCGCCGCCCCGGCGTTTCCGCCTCCTCGGAGGAGTCACCAGGCACTTGAAGAGGTGCCATGGCAAATCCACCACCTTCAGCTGCGCCCTCTGCAACCTGCCCTTCGACACTCAGAAGAGATGCAAGACACACCAGGCCAGCTGCAAGAGAGCCCGTTCAGCGACAGCTCCGGTTCCGGCCTCTCGCCCCCCTGCGCCCCGGCCCGCTGCTCCCGCGCCGCGTGGAAACGGGGCACCCCCGCCAACCGCCACCTTACAACCCACTCCAACCCCCGAGTCATTGGACCAGGGATCCACCATCGAGACG